The following coding sequences lie in one Kamptonema formosum PCC 6407 genomic window:
- a CDS encoding ABC transporter permease, translated as MSRSKALQYYIFSRLMLAPLMLWTITTVVFLLLRATPGDPVDAILGPRAPASVKEALRSQLGLGDPLWQQYLNYMKDLLSFNLGTSITSRGQTVWQIIQDNFPATVELAVFSMAIAVIVGVTVGSLAASHPNTILDAGGRLFGIITYSIPAFWAGMVLQLIFAVQLGWFPLGTRFPVTFPPPQNLTGLYAIDSLLSGNISQFFTTLHYLALPSMTLGILLSGIFERIVRVNLKQTLQADYVEAARARGIPELRILWSHALKNALIPVITVLGLTFAALLGGAILTEVTFSWPGLANRLYQAISDRDYPTVQGIVVFFAAIVVVASIAIDLLNAYIDPRIRY; from the coding sequence ATGTCCCGTTCTAAAGCCCTGCAATATTATATTTTCAGTCGTTTAATGCTGGCACCATTGATGCTGTGGACTATTACCACAGTAGTATTTTTACTGCTGCGAGCTACCCCCGGCGACCCAGTAGATGCAATTTTGGGGCCGCGAGCTCCGGCCAGCGTGAAAGAAGCTTTGCGATCGCAACTTGGTTTAGGCGACCCCCTGTGGCAACAATACCTCAACTACATGAAAGACTTACTAAGTTTTAACTTAGGAACCTCAATCACCAGTCGCGGCCAAACCGTGTGGCAAATTATCCAAGATAATTTCCCCGCAACAGTCGAACTAGCAGTATTTAGCATGGCCATAGCCGTAATAGTCGGTGTCACCGTCGGTTCCCTAGCAGCATCCCACCCCAACACCATCCTCGATGCCGGAGGCCGTTTATTTGGCATCATCACTTACTCCATACCCGCTTTTTGGGCAGGTATGGTATTACAATTAATTTTCGCAGTCCAGTTAGGTTGGTTTCCCTTGGGAACCAGATTTCCTGTCACTTTCCCCCCTCCACAAAACCTCACCGGACTATATGCTATTGACAGCCTTCTCAGCGGCAATATTAGCCAATTTTTCACAACTTTACACTATTTAGCACTCCCTAGCATGACGCTAGGAATTCTCCTCAGCGGCATTTTCGAGCGCATTGTGCGAGTTAACCTCAAGCAAACTTTGCAAGCGGATTATGTAGAAGCAGCTAGAGCTAGAGGTATTCCCGAATTACGGATTTTATGGTCTCATGCTCTGAAAAATGCCTTAATTCCAGTCATCACAGTTTTAGGATTAACTTTTGCCGCACTTTTAGGCGGTGCAATCTTAACAGAAGTAACATTTTCTTGGCCTGGGTTAGCCAATCGACTCTATCAGGCGATTTCAGATCGAGATTACCCAACAGTGCAGGGAATAGTCGTATTTTTTGCAGCAATTGTCGTGGTTGCTAGTATTGCGATCGATCTTTTAAATGCCTATATCGACCCGCGAATTAGGTACTAA
- a CDS encoding 30S ribosomal protein S1: MVNQKTAVKEVGFTHEDFAALLDKYDYHFSPGDIVAGTVFSIEPRGALIDIGAKTAAYIPIQEMSINRVEAPEEVLQSNETREFFILTDENEDGQLTLSIRRIEYMRAWERVRQLQAEDATVRSQVFATNRGGALVRIEGLRGFIPGSHISTRKPKEELVAEELPLKFLEVDEDRNRLVLSHRRALVERKMNRLEVGEVVIGTVRGIKPYGAFIDIGGVSGLLHISEISHDHIDTPHSVFNVNDEVKVMIIDLDAERGRISLSTKQLEPEPGAMVKNRDLVYEKAEEMAAKFREKMLAQKQAKAAIEIPVEVPAATDELDDIPDDIPSATEEIDDIPPAMEEIAAEIPAATEEIVAEIPEEEIPPATED, encoded by the coding sequence ATGGTCAATCAGAAAACAGCAGTCAAAGAAGTGGGCTTTACTCACGAAGATTTTGCAGCCCTATTAGATAAATATGACTATCACTTCAGCCCTGGCGATATAGTAGCAGGTACGGTGTTCAGTATAGAACCCAGAGGAGCCCTGATTGATATCGGCGCTAAAACCGCCGCTTACATTCCCATTCAGGAAATGTCAATCAATCGGGTAGAAGCTCCAGAAGAGGTATTGCAGTCGAACGAAACCAGAGAATTTTTCATCCTCACCGATGAAAATGAAGACGGTCAACTCACACTGTCAATTCGGCGCATAGAATATATGCGAGCCTGGGAAAGAGTAAGGCAACTCCAAGCAGAAGATGCAACAGTGCGATCGCAAGTTTTTGCAACCAATCGCGGCGGTGCATTAGTAAGAATTGAAGGGTTGCGCGGTTTCATCCCCGGTTCTCACATCAGCACCCGCAAACCCAAGGAAGAATTAGTCGCAGAAGAACTGCCATTAAAATTCCTAGAAGTAGATGAAGACCGTAATCGCCTCGTTTTGAGCCACCGCCGAGCGCTAGTAGAGCGGAAGATGAATCGCCTCGAAGTTGGCGAAGTCGTCATCGGTACAGTTCGCGGAATCAAACCTTACGGTGCATTCATCGACATCGGCGGTGTCAGCGGTTTGCTACACATCTCCGAAATTTCCCACGACCACATCGATACGCCTCATAGCGTGTTCAATGTCAATGATGAAGTGAAAGTCATGATCATTGACTTAGACGCAGAACGGGGTCGGATTTCCCTCTCCACGAAGCAGTTAGAGCCTGAACCAGGAGCAATGGTCAAAAATCGCGACCTGGTTTATGAAAAAGCTGAGGAAATGGCCGCTAAATTCCGCGAGAAAATGTTAGCTCAAAAGCAAGCAAAAGCTGCTATTGAGATTCCCGTAGAAGTCCCAGCCGCGACTGATGAACTAGACGACATTCCAGACGATATTCCCTCAGCAACTGAGGAAATAGACGATATTCCGCCAGCGATGGAGGAGATAGCCGCAGAAATTCCAGCCGCAACTGAAGAGATAGTGGCGGAGATTCCAGAGGAAGAAATTCCCCCAGCAACGGAAGATTAA
- a CDS encoding DMT family transporter, producing the protein MTRSVFLVLLAAILCGVLGQFSLKGAANILGPIGAANLVEKAIAMASQPLIWVGLILYGLGAFGFIVVLSRANISIVSPLLSISYICVVLGGKIIFNEPLPPLRLVGVALIMTGVVFVLNSSPSSSGG; encoded by the coding sequence ATGACTCGAAGCGTTTTTCTAGTTTTGCTTGCTGCTATCCTTTGCGGTGTTCTGGGTCAATTTAGCCTTAAAGGTGCAGCTAATATTTTGGGGCCGATTGGTGCAGCGAATTTAGTGGAAAAAGCCATAGCAATGGCAAGTCAGCCTTTAATCTGGGTTGGTTTAATTTTATATGGATTGGGTGCTTTTGGTTTTATTGTCGTGCTATCTCGCGCCAACATTAGCATCGTCTCGCCTTTACTCTCAATTAGTTACATTTGTGTAGTTTTGGGCGGTAAAATTATATTTAATGAGCCTTTGCCACCATTGCGATTGGTAGGTGTAGCTTTAATTATGACCGGAGTAGTTTTTGTCCTTAATAGTTCGCCTAGTAGTTCTGGTGGTTAA
- a CDS encoding glycosyltransferase family 2 protein: MVEHANASEEYSLELSILMPCLNEAETLEACIKKAQRSLRELNIVGEAIVADNGSTDGSQAIATRLGARVIPVAAKGYGSALMGGIVAARGTYIIMGDADDSYDFSNLGPFVKKLREGYDLVMGNRFQGGVKPGAMPKLHRYLGNPVLTWVGRLLFASPCGDFHCGLRGFRRDAILQLDLQTTGMEFASEMIVKASLNQLRIAEVPTTLSPDGRSRPPHLRTWRDGWRHLRFLLLYSPRWLFLYPGLLLIFVGLAVGVWLLPATRLVGRVSFDVHTLLYAAIAIIVGFQAVSFALFTKVFAISEKLLPEDPQIKKLLRYISLEVGLIVGSLLMLIGITGSILSFTIWGETSFGPLDPSKTLRLVIPSIACLTVGLQVIFSSFFLSVLGLKRR; encoded by the coding sequence ATGGTAGAACACGCAAACGCAAGCGAGGAATACTCTCTGGAATTATCCATACTAATGCCCTGCTTGAATGAGGCGGAAACTTTAGAAGCCTGTATCAAGAAAGCACAGCGGTCATTGCGGGAACTCAATATTGTTGGTGAAGCGATCGTAGCAGACAACGGTAGCACTGATGGTTCCCAGGCGATCGCAACTCGTCTGGGAGCCAGAGTAATTCCCGTTGCAGCCAAAGGATATGGCAGCGCTCTCATGGGCGGGATCGTAGCCGCACGCGGAACTTATATCATTATGGGTGACGCTGACGATAGCTACGACTTCTCCAACCTTGGCCCTTTTGTGAAAAAATTGCGAGAGGGCTACGACTTGGTAATGGGAAACCGCTTCCAAGGTGGCGTGAAACCGGGAGCAATGCCAAAATTACACAGATATTTAGGGAATCCCGTGCTGACGTGGGTGGGGCGGCTGTTATTCGCAAGTCCTTGCGGTGACTTTCACTGCGGGCTACGCGGCTTCAGGAGAGATGCAATCTTGCAACTGGATTTACAAACAACGGGGATGGAATTTGCCAGTGAAATGATTGTTAAAGCCTCTCTCAACCAACTGCGAATCGCGGAAGTCCCCACCACCTTGTCCCCAGATGGCCGCAGTCGCCCGCCCCACTTGCGAACTTGGCGAGACGGGTGGCGACACTTGCGATTTTTGCTACTCTACAGCCCTCGGTGGTTGTTTCTGTATCCCGGTTTGTTGTTAATATTTGTGGGTTTAGCGGTGGGAGTGTGGCTGTTACCTGCTACGAGATTAGTGGGGCGTGTCAGCTTTGACGTACACACTCTGCTTTATGCCGCGATCGCGATTATTGTCGGCTTTCAAGCTGTTAGTTTCGCTTTATTTACCAAAGTCTTCGCTATCAGCGAGAAGTTGCTACCTGAAGATCCGCAAATTAAGAAACTATTGCGCTACATCAGTCTGGAAGTGGGATTGATAGTAGGAAGCCTACTAATGTTGATAGGAATAACCGGCTCGATCTTATCCTTTACCATTTGGGGTGAGACTTCCTTTGGCCCTTTAGACCCTTCCAAAACTTTACGCTTGGTAATTCCCTCGATCGCTTGTCTGACTGTAGGTTTGCAGGTAATTTTCTCTAGCTTTTTTCTGAGCGTATTGGGGTTGAAACGGCGGTGA
- a CDS encoding ABC transporter ATP-binding protein — protein sequence MLQIDKLSKSYGNRPVLEDLTLHILSGEIYGLLGPNGAGKTTTINILCNLLRADSGKITINNFPISEATKSLIGVAPQENLLYKSLSCEENLNFFAQIYGLDSKLRRYQVRQCLKAVNLIDRANSSVETLSGGMQRRLNIAVALVHQPKLVILDEPTTGLDIEARYEIWDLILRLKAQGITILLTTHLLDEAERLCERIGILKNGKILAEGSLEELRKLIPAQEVILVKTREEEKAIARARECGFTPRRYGSDLAFWLPEPLELKEILLRFDSISIDSIARHPVRLEHIYVEVTQQEERGKTQK from the coding sequence ATGCTACAAATTGATAAGTTAAGTAAGTCTTATGGTAATCGTCCAGTGCTTGAAGATTTAACACTCCATATTCTAAGTGGAGAAATTTACGGTTTACTGGGGCCTAATGGTGCTGGCAAAACTACTACTATCAATATTTTATGCAATTTATTGAGAGCGGATAGCGGGAAAATTACAATCAATAATTTCCCTATCTCTGAGGCTACTAAATCTTTAATAGGCGTTGCACCGCAAGAAAATTTGCTTTACAAAAGCCTTAGTTGCGAAGAAAATTTAAATTTTTTTGCTCAAATTTATGGGCTAGATAGTAAGCTCCGTCGGTATCAGGTGCGGCAATGTTTAAAAGCCGTAAATTTGATCGACAGGGCAAATAGTTCAGTAGAAACTCTCAGCGGTGGAATGCAGCGAAGATTGAATATTGCTGTGGCTTTGGTACATCAACCTAAGTTGGTAATTTTAGATGAACCGACTACGGGTTTAGATATTGAAGCGCGTTATGAAATTTGGGATTTAATTCTACGTTTGAAAGCACAAGGAATTACTATCTTATTAACTACTCATTTGTTAGATGAAGCTGAGCGTCTTTGCGAGCGAATTGGGATTCTTAAAAATGGGAAAATTTTGGCTGAGGGCAGTTTGGAAGAGTTGCGAAAATTGATTCCAGCGCAAGAAGTAATCCTTGTCAAAACGCGGGAGGAAGAGAAAGCGATCGCGCGTGCTCGAGAATGCGGTTTCACCCCCCGCCGCTACGGTAGTGACTTAGCTTTTTGGTTGCCAGAACCTCTAGAATTAAAGGAGATTTTGTTGCGCTTTGACAGCATTTCTATTGACTCAATTGCCCGTCATCCGGTGCGGTTGGAGCATATTTATGTGGAGGTGACGCAACAAGAGGAAAGAGGAAAAACGCAAAAATAA
- a CDS encoding photosystem II reaction center protein T — translation MESVAYILILSLAIGVLFFAIAFRQPPRIGK, via the coding sequence ATGGAAAGCGTTGCTTACATTTTGATTTTGTCTTTGGCGATCGGTGTACTCTTTTTTGCGATCGCCTTTCGCCAACCCCCTCGGATTGGTAAGTAA
- a CDS encoding GNAT family N-acetyltransferase — MTTLTMRSYRGESDWRAIADLVNACQTAEQLDEEATACELKLKLNAPYLDKSRDVQLWETRGKLTALALLDIPESKIDIDGYLWFYVHPSMRDAGLEQDIINWSEKRLKEVGIERKLPVKLRTYTRENNSLVIRLLEKQGFASDRYFLTMARSLSEAIPTPEFPAEFKLSHLSGEKDAQPWVEMFNESFIDHWNHHDLTVETVRQWMKDTSYQPELDLVAIAPDGTFAAFCDCQIKAEENALNRSNDGWIEFLGTRRGFRQMGLGKAVLLAGLHHLKAAGADTAKLSVDAESLTNATKLYTSVGFRPVETWLSWVKPL, encoded by the coding sequence ATGACTACTTTAACCATGCGCTCCTACAGGGGCGAAAGCGACTGGCGGGCGATCGCAGACTTAGTAAACGCTTGCCAAACCGCCGAACAATTAGACGAAGAAGCAACCGCTTGCGAACTCAAACTCAAACTTAATGCACCTTACCTCGACAAATCCCGCGACGTACAATTGTGGGAAACTAGGGGTAAACTCACAGCTTTAGCACTGTTAGATATCCCTGAATCAAAAATTGATATCGACGGTTATCTCTGGTTTTATGTCCATCCTTCAATGCGTGACGCAGGTTTAGAACAGGACATAATTAACTGGAGCGAAAAGCGGTTGAAGGAAGTAGGAATAGAGCGCAAATTGCCAGTTAAATTGCGTACCTACACCCGCGAAAATAATAGTTTAGTAATCCGCTTGTTAGAAAAACAAGGTTTCGCGAGCGATCGCTACTTTTTAACAATGGCGCGATCGCTATCGGAAGCAATTCCTACACCCGAATTTCCAGCAGAATTCAAATTATCTCACCTCTCAGGCGAAAAAGACGCTCAACCTTGGGTAGAGATGTTCAACGAGTCATTTATCGATCACTGGAACCACCACGATTTAACAGTTGAAACTGTACGTCAGTGGATGAAAGATACCAGTTATCAGCCAGAATTAGACTTAGTAGCGATCGCACCCGATGGTACTTTTGCCGCTTTCTGCGACTGCCAAATCAAAGCAGAAGAAAATGCCCTTAACCGCAGTAACGACGGCTGGATCGAGTTTTTAGGTACGCGGCGCGGTTTCCGACAAATGGGTTTAGGAAAAGCAGTATTACTCGCAGGATTGCATCACTTAAAAGCCGCAGGTGCAGATACCGCTAAACTCAGTGTCGATGCCGAAAGCTTAACAAATGCAACGAAGTTGTACACATCTGTTGGTTTCCGCCCTGTGGAAACTTGGCTTTCCTGGGTAAAACCATTGTAA
- a CDS encoding ABC transporter permease gives MASSTGFISSQISPFMKYWHETLAVAQRILTELLRRRRSLVFWSIFPISVLLLNGFILAERAKLTTAKAFESAAPATLVGAALFFSCLGGSVATVVAEREQQTLKRLFISPLSGTSYFLGIFVAHSCIGIGQTLLVYAIAAFLGAQFQGSIPLGCLIILLSIISYVGVGFILGTQFARRTEDVNSLVAAFGVPLLILGGAFLPASLFPKNLLELAKYNPIYHMNEALIGVWANGKELSDIGYNFWFLSVFAVLMVGGGWLSYRRMLSVERRL, from the coding sequence ATGGCCAGCTCTACTGGATTTATCTCTTCCCAAATTTCCCCTTTTATGAAATACTGGCACGAAACGCTGGCAGTAGCGCAGCGCATTTTAACTGAATTATTGCGGCGGCGACGAAGCTTGGTTTTCTGGAGTATTTTTCCAATTTCTGTGTTACTTCTCAACGGATTTATTTTGGCAGAACGTGCTAAGCTCACAACTGCTAAAGCTTTTGAAAGTGCTGCTCCCGCAACTTTGGTAGGTGCGGCGCTATTTTTTAGTTGTTTAGGTGGTAGTGTGGCAACGGTGGTAGCAGAGCGAGAACAACAAACTCTTAAACGTTTGTTTATTTCACCCCTCAGTGGCACGTCTTACTTTTTAGGAATTTTTGTTGCTCACAGTTGTATTGGCATTGGTCAGACACTTTTAGTATATGCGATCGCGGCATTTTTAGGCGCACAATTTCAAGGTTCTATTCCTTTGGGATGTTTGATTATCTTATTAAGCATTATTTCTTATGTTGGCGTTGGCTTCATCCTGGGTACGCAATTTGCACGACGCACTGAAGATGTTAACTCGTTGGTAGCGGCTTTTGGCGTTCCTCTATTAATTTTAGGTGGTGCATTCTTGCCAGCTTCGCTATTTCCCAAAAATCTACTAGAACTTGCTAAATACAATCCGATTTATCACATGAATGAGGCCTTGATAGGTGTCTGGGCAAACGGTAAAGAGTTGTCTGATATTGGATATAACTTCTGGTTTTTATCTGTATTTGCTGTTTTAATGGTAGGAGGCGGTTGGCTGTCTTATCGGCGGATGTTGAGCGTAGAGAGAAGACTTTAA
- a CDS encoding HAD family hydrolase encodes MVNIKCRGITFPNIQAIIFDKDGTLEDSQEFLRNLGLKRSRLADAQIPGIGEPLLMAFGINGDKIDPTGLMAVGSRRENEIVAAGYIAETGRSWLESLTIAHRAFDEADQMLKNTAPSPLFVGSLEVLKYLSEAGLKQGILSAATTETVIAFVERHQLGDYIQLKMGVDSANLNKPDPALFLQACEKLGVEPAATLMVGDSGGDIEMGKNAGAAGCIGICWGKAKASHLEKADVAIASLDEIKIVDL; translated from the coding sequence TTGGTAAATATTAAGTGTCGGGGAATTACTTTTCCCAATATCCAAGCCATCATTTTTGATAAAGACGGTACGCTCGAAGATTCGCAGGAATTTTTGAGAAATCTGGGGTTAAAACGATCGCGCCTCGCAGACGCGCAAATTCCCGGTATTGGCGAACCCTTACTGATGGCCTTCGGCATCAACGGCGATAAAATCGACCCCACAGGCTTAATGGCGGTCGGCAGTCGGCGAGAAAATGAAATAGTAGCTGCTGGCTACATTGCCGAAACCGGCCGCAGTTGGTTAGAATCTTTAACCATTGCTCATCGTGCCTTTGATGAAGCCGACCAAATGTTAAAAAATACAGCACCTTCGCCTTTATTTGTCGGCAGTTTGGAAGTCCTAAAATATCTTTCCGAAGCGGGTTTAAAACAGGGAATTCTTTCAGCAGCCACCACTGAAACAGTAATAGCATTTGTGGAACGCCATCAACTCGGCGATTACATTCAGCTAAAAATGGGGGTGGATTCAGCTAACCTTAATAAACCCGATCCGGCGTTATTTCTGCAAGCTTGCGAGAAACTCGGCGTAGAACCCGCAGCAACTTTGATGGTGGGAGATTCCGGCGGCGATATTGAGATGGGTAAAAATGCAGGCGCAGCGGGTTGTATTGGGATTTGTTGGGGGAAAGCGAAGGCTAGCCATTTGGAAAAAGCGGATGTCGCGATCGCATCTCTGGATGAAATTAAAATTGTCGATCTGTAG
- the pap gene encoding polyphosphate:AMP phosphotransferase: protein MLDNLDLNLSLDKETYDSKIEVLMKQLRSLQKACWEKKLPVILVLEGWAAAGKGALVKKMVGYIDPRGFTVHPIWPATDEERSYPFLWRFWQKLPARGQMSFFYHSWYTHVLEDRLFERVSDAQVPMVMRQINAFERQMVDDGAAIAKFWIHLSKKELKGRLKKLESDKLQAWRVRPEDWHQAKNYDKYRTFAEEMVVQTSTGPAPWTLVEGDCQRWARVKVLTQMAATITEALDRLHLQSPPLAVTIQNRLEPTEPDFLAQVNLSQVLTSEEYKQKLRQEQVRLGKLQQSLHQQKMSVLILFEGWDAAGKGGAIKRLTDILDPRSYVVNAFAAPTDEEKAHHYLWRFWRKLPNAEKIAIFDRSWYGRVMVERVEGFATETEWRRAYQEINEFEEQLTSAGCVLIKFWLHISQEEQLKRFTDRQENPFKQYKLTDEDWRNREKWPFYDVAVNQMIQRTSTPAAPWTLIPANDKYYARVNVIETVVQAIRNELKRR from the coding sequence ATGTTAGACAACCTCGATTTGAATTTATCCCTGGATAAAGAAACCTACGATTCTAAGATCGAAGTTTTGATGAAGCAGTTGCGATCGCTGCAAAAAGCCTGCTGGGAAAAAAAATTACCCGTAATTCTCGTGCTCGAAGGTTGGGCCGCTGCGGGAAAAGGTGCCCTCGTCAAAAAAATGGTAGGATACATCGACCCGCGCGGGTTTACAGTTCATCCCATTTGGCCTGCAACAGATGAAGAGCGCAGCTATCCCTTCCTGTGGCGGTTTTGGCAGAAACTTCCCGCTCGCGGACAAATGAGTTTTTTCTATCACAGTTGGTACACCCACGTCTTAGAAGATCGATTATTTGAGCGCGTTTCCGATGCTCAAGTACCGATGGTAATGCGGCAAATTAACGCTTTTGAGCGACAAATGGTAGATGACGGCGCTGCGATCGCCAAATTCTGGATACACCTGAGCAAAAAAGAACTTAAAGGCCGACTCAAAAAATTAGAAAGCGACAAATTGCAAGCATGGCGCGTGCGGCCAGAAGATTGGCATCAAGCCAAAAATTACGACAAATATAGAACCTTTGCCGAAGAAATGGTCGTACAAACCAGCACGGGCCCCGCACCTTGGACATTAGTAGAAGGAGATTGTCAACGCTGGGCCAGAGTCAAAGTTTTAACCCAAATGGCCGCCACAATTACAGAAGCGCTCGATCGCCTCCATCTGCAAAGTCCTCCCCTAGCAGTGACAATTCAAAACCGCCTCGAACCCACAGAACCAGATTTTCTCGCCCAAGTTAATCTTTCTCAAGTATTAACATCTGAAGAATACAAACAAAAACTCCGTCAAGAACAGGTACGTCTCGGCAAATTGCAACAGAGTCTTCATCAACAAAAAATGTCAGTATTAATCTTATTTGAAGGCTGGGATGCTGCCGGAAAAGGAGGAGCAATTAAACGCTTAACCGACATTTTAGACCCTCGGAGTTATGTAGTAAATGCCTTTGCCGCACCAACAGATGAAGAAAAAGCCCATCACTACCTGTGGAGGTTCTGGCGCAAGTTACCAAATGCCGAAAAAATAGCAATTTTTGACCGGAGTTGGTATGGTCGAGTAATGGTTGAGCGCGTTGAAGGATTTGCTACGGAAACCGAATGGCGACGTGCTTATCAAGAGATTAATGAGTTTGAAGAACAATTGACTTCTGCCGGCTGCGTTTTAATTAAATTCTGGCTGCACATCAGCCAAGAAGAGCAATTAAAGCGGTTTACAGATCGCCAGGAAAATCCTTTTAAGCAATACAAACTCACCGATGAAGATTGGCGGAATCGAGAGAAGTGGCCGTTCTACGATGTAGCAGTAAATCAAATGATTCAGCGCACGAGTACACCTGCGGCTCCCTGGACTTTGATACCTGCTAATGACAAATATTATGCTCGCGTTAATGTAATTGAAACTGTGGTGCAAGCCATTCGGAATGAGTTAAAACGTAGATAA
- a CDS encoding YdcF family protein, whose translation MGRDYYQLPITNYQLSITKDIMIRAILILLVFIYIIYSNILAPILPDEKDKNKYESLVVLLMVSLIVTLAIIGIFTPNSQLASAVRSGLLVLLTTPLGLAVLLLIFATTGIVSGGVRNPAPKRIISALLLLIVASNPLVALSLAEQAEREAIQLVQIETCCQNKVGAIVLVGQGTTEPKIPYRTQIQLTDAGDRIAYAARLYRHGLAPYLIVSAGYRPDLEGHVLEAADVKRLLVKMGVLPEDIILETKSKNLHESAIQTRIILNNKGLGDRIILVTSAIQMGRATRTFIKEKMRVSPAPTDFYTFELNAKPRRRLMVVDFFPSAQALSITTRIIQEDFAYLYYFVRGWLG comes from the coding sequence ATGGGGAGGGATTATTACCAATTACCAATTACCAATTACCAATTATCAATTACCAAAGATATTATGATTCGAGCAATTTTAATACTTTTAGTATTTATTTATATTATATATTCCAATATACTGGCTCCAATATTGCCGGACGAAAAGGATAAAAATAAGTACGAATCATTAGTCGTACTCTTAATGGTATCCCTAATCGTAACATTGGCAATAATAGGAATTTTTACACCTAATAGTCAGTTAGCATCGGCGGTGCGAAGCGGTTTGCTCGTTTTACTGACGACACCTCTAGGATTAGCAGTTTTACTTTTAATTTTCGCAACAACAGGCATAGTCAGCGGAGGTGTCAGAAACCCAGCCCCGAAAAGAATTATATCAGCTTTGCTACTATTAATTGTTGCTAGCAACCCATTAGTTGCTTTGTCACTAGCTGAGCAAGCAGAAAGAGAAGCTATACAACTAGTTCAAATTGAAACCTGCTGTCAAAATAAAGTAGGAGCAATAGTATTAGTTGGTCAGGGAACAACCGAGCCTAAAATCCCCTACCGCACTCAAATTCAACTAACTGATGCTGGCGATCGCATTGCCTATGCAGCTAGGTTATACCGACATGGTTTAGCCCCCTATCTGATTGTCAGCGCAGGTTATAGGCCGGATCTAGAGGGTCATGTTCTTGAAGCTGCTGATGTTAAGAGACTACTGGTAAAAATGGGTGTACTACCAGAAGATATTATCCTAGAAACCAAGTCCAAAAACTTGCATGAAAGTGCGATTCAAACTAGAATAATATTAAATAATAAAGGTCTTGGGGATAGAATCATCCTTGTGACCTCTGCAATTCAAATGGGCCGCGCTACCCGAACATTTATTAAGGAAAAAATGAGGGTTTCTCCGGCTCCCACAGATTTCTACACCTTTGAGCTAAATGCTAAACCCAGGCGTAGATTAATGGTAGTAGACTTTTTTCCGAGCGCCCAAGCACTATCTATTACTACGCGAATCATCCAGGAAGACTTCGCATATTTATACTATTTTGTGCGGGGCTGGTTGGGTTAG